One Bufo gargarizans isolate SCDJY-AF-19 unplaced genomic scaffold, ASM1485885v1 original_scaffold_1901_pilon, whole genome shotgun sequence genomic window carries:
- the LOC122923783 gene encoding uncharacterized transmembrane protein DDB_G0289901-like, producing the protein MKGKEKCEQCKKREVRNLPGVEGQLTVESSCDNSCSGYNGGGESDNGGSCDNSSSGDKGGGDSDNGGSCDNSSSGDNGGGSCNNSCSGYNGGGESDNGGSCDNSSSRDNGGGDSDNGGSCDNSSSGDNGGGESDNGGSCDNSSSGDNGGGDSDNWGSCDNSSSGDNGGGKSDNGGSCDNSSSGDNGCGDSDNGGSCDNSSSGDNGGGDSDNGGSCDNSSSGDNGGSCDSSSGNNGGGDSDNGGSCDNSSSGDNGGSDSDNGGSCDNSSSGDNGGGESDNGGSCDNSSSGDNGGSDSDNGGSCDNSSSGDNGGGESDNGGSCYNSSGDNGGGDSDNGGSCDNSSSGDNGGGDSENGGSCDNSSSGDNGGGDSDNEGSCDNSSSGDNVGGESDNGGSCDNSSSGDNGGGDSDNGGSCDNSSNDDNNGGDKGGSCGGNSSSGDKGGSCGGNSSSGDNGGSCGNSSSGDNGGSCGGNSSSGDNDGSDSDNVSSGDRGRDDGSGGDNCGS; encoded by the coding sequence TTGCGATAATAGTTGTAGTGGTTATAATGGTGGAGGTGAAAGTGATAATGGTGGTAGTTGTGAcaatagtagtagtggtgataAAGGTGGCGGTGACAGTGATAATGGTGGTAGTTGTGataatagtagtagtggtgataATGGTGGCGGTAGTTGCAATAATAGTTGTAGTGGTTATAATGGTGGAGGTGAAAGTGATAATGGTGGTAGTTGTGACAATAGTAGTAGTCGTGATAATGGTGGCGGTGACAGTGATAATGGGGGTAGTTGTGataatagtagtagtggtgataATGGTGGAGGTGAAAGTGATAATGGTGGTAGTTGTGAcaatagtagtagtggtgataATGGTGGCGGTGACAGTGATAATTGGGGTAGTTGTGataatagtagtagtggtgataATGGTGGAGGTAAAAGTGATAATGGTGGTAGTTGTGataatagtagtagtggtgataATGGTTGTGGTGACAGTGATAATGGTGGTAGTTGTGataatagtagtagtggtgataATGGTGGCGGTGACAGTGATAATGGTGGTAGTTGTGataatagtagtagtggtgataATGGTGGTAGTTGTGATAGTAGTAGTGGTAATAATGGTGGTGGTGACAGCGATAATGGGGGTAGTTGTGataatagtagtagtggtgataATGGTGGCAGTGATAGTGATAATGGTGGTAGTTGTGATAATAGCAGTAGTGGTGATAATGGTGGAGGTGAAAGTGATAATGGGGGTAGTTGTGataatagtagtagtggtgataATGGTGGCAGTGATAGTGATAATGGTGGTAGTTGTGATAATAGCAGTAGTGGTGATAATGGTGGAGGTGAAAGTGATAATGGGGGTAGTTGTTATAATAGTAGTGGTGATAATGGTGGCGGTGACAGTGATAATGGTGGTAGTTGTGataatagtagtagtggtgataATGGTGGTGGTGACAGTGAAAATGGGGGTAGTTGTGataatagtagtagtggtgataATGGTGGTGGTGACAGTGATAATGAGGGTAGTTGTGataatagtagtagtggtgataATGTTGGAGGTGAAAGTGATAATGGGGGTAGTTGTGATAATAGTAGTAGCGGTGATAATGGTGGAGGTGACAGTGATAATGGTGGTAGTTGTGATAATAGTAGTAATGATGATAATAATGGCGGTGATAAAGGTGGTAGCTGTGgtggtaatagtagtagtggtgataAAGGTGGTAGCTGTGgtggtaatagtagtagtggAGATAATGGTGGTAGTTgtggtaatagtagtagtggtgataATGGTGGTAGTTGTGGTGGTAATAGTAGCAGTGGTGATAATGATGGTAGTGATAGTGATAATGTTAGCAGTGGTGATCGCGGTAGGGATGATGGTAGTGGTGGTGATAATTGTGGTAGCTAA